The following coding sequences lie in one Zingiber officinale cultivar Zhangliang chromosome 2B, Zo_v1.1, whole genome shotgun sequence genomic window:
- the LOC122046407 gene encoding uncharacterized protein LOC122046407 codes for MRPSPYSVNGFFCSLSAGLDELDLSSNTFMSLQFLQRAIALLRSLHSQLIGLVKKLHLPAGERWLDEYMDESSRLWDVCHVIKLGVSGMESYNSRGADMVSSLEVWHRNPNPDLALQALRAITLCRREAMRLEEENRVLAETKLEPDSLRLDDERAFSESRLYGFNGFRGVLYALRNVSSFLLLILIWGSVYCCPEQGNLDGSAFYAGGYATPLARLQQRLLGEVEELGGGPGTLMYEFRASRAATEELKEELEKADAEPDVAAGRLKEKLEGLKDWFLTLRIGTENLIGQLDDLFDEIVEGRKKLLDICSHH; via the exons ATGAGGCCTTCTCCTTACTCCGTCAACGGCTTCTTCTGTTCCCTTTCGGCCGGCCTAGATGAGCTCGACCTTTCGTCGAACACCTTCATGTCGCTGCAGTTTTTGCAGCGTGCCATCGCTCTCCTCCGCTCGCTTCACTCCCAGCTCATCGGCTTGGTGAAGAAGCTCCACCTGCCTGCCGGTGAGCGGTGGCTCGACGAGTACATGGACGAAAGCTCCCGCCTTTGGGACGTCTGCCATGTCATCAAGCTTGGCGTCTCCGGCATGGAGAGTTACAACTCCCGTGGAGCTGATATGGTCTCCTCCCTCGAAGTCTGGCACAGGAATCCCAATCCCGACCTCGCTCTCCAG GCGCTGCGAGCCATCACACTTTGTAGGCGAGAAGCAATGAGACTGGAGGAGGAGAACAGGGTGTTGGCGGAGACCAAATTGGAGCCGGACTCGCTTCGGTTGGATGATGAGAGGGCGTTCTCGGAGTCCAGGCTCTACGGATTCAACGGCTTCAGAGGAGTGTTATACGCGCTGAGGAACGTGAGCTCGTTCCTTCTCTTAATCTTGATATGGGGATCGGTCTATTGCTGTCCCGAACAGGGCAACCTCGACGGCTCCGCCTTCTACGCCGGAGGTTACGCCACTCCCCTGGCGAGACTGCAACAGAGGCTGCTGGGGGAGGTCGAGGAACTCGGTGGCGGTCCGGGAACATTGATGTACGAGTTCCGGGCCTCGCGGGCGGCGACGGAGGAGCTGAAGGAGGAACTGGAGAAGGCCGACGCAGAACCAGACGTCGCCGCAGGGAGGCTCAAGGAGAAGCTGGAAGGACTAAAAGACTGGTTTTTGACGTTAAGGATCGGGACTGAGAACCTCATCGGGCAGCTGGACGACTTGTTCGATGAGATTGTGGAGGGAAGAAAAAAGCTACTGGACATCTGCAGCCACCACTGA